From one Suricata suricatta isolate VVHF042 chromosome 8, meerkat_22Aug2017_6uvM2_HiC, whole genome shotgun sequence genomic stretch:
- the PRUNE1 gene encoding exopolyphosphatase PRUNE1 isoform X4, which translates to MEDYLQGCRAALQEPRPLHVVLGNEACDLDSMVSALALAFYLTKTTETEEVFVPVLNIKRSELPLRGDNVFFLQKINIPESLLIFRDEIDLHALHQAGQLTLLLVDHHVLPKSDAALEEAVAEVLDHRPIEQKHCPPCHVSVELVGSCATLVTERILQGAPEILDRQTAALLHGTIILDCVNMDLKVGKATPKDNRYVEKLEALFPDLPKREDIFDSLQKAKFDVSGLTTEQLLRKDQKTISRQGINMAISAIYMDLEAFLQRSGLIADLHAFCQAHNCDVLVAMTIFFNTHNEPVRQLAIFCPRAALQMTEANAISFSGSWSGTMERTTAILFSNVLFFESVQAASSWANCPVTNRGKERGRSGQGSVTTEPDARLEPTNVRS; encoded by the exons GAGCCCCGGCCGCTACATGTCGTACTGGGCAATGAAGCCTGTGACTTGGACTCCATGGTGTCAGCCCTTGCCCTGGCTTTTTACCTGACGAAG acaacagagacagaggaagtctTTGTGccagttttaaatataaaacgtTCTGAGCTACCTCTACGAGGTGACAACGTCTTCTTCCTTCAGAAGATTAACATTCCAGAGTCCCTCTTGATTTTCCGGGATGAAATTGACCTCCATGCCTTGCACCAGGCTGGCCAACTCACCCTTCTCCTTGTTGACCATCATGTCTTACCCAA AAGTGACGCAGCCCTCGAGGAGGCAGTGGCAGAGGTGCTGGACCATCGGCCCATCGAGCAAAAACACTGCCCCCCCTGCCACGTTTCAGTGGAGCTGGTGGGATCGTGTGCTACCCTGGTGACCGAGAGGATCCTGCAGGGGGCACCAGAGATCCTGGACAGGCAAACTGCAGCCCTTCTCCacg GAACAATCATCCTTGACTGTGTCAACATGGACCTGAAAGTTGGAAAGGCAACCCCAAAGGACAACAGATATGTGGAGAAGCTGGAGGCCCTCTTCCCAGACCTGCCCAAGAGAGAGGACATCTTTGATTCTCTACAAAAGGCAAAATTTGATGTATCAG GACTGACCACTGAGCAGTTGCTGAGAAAGGACCAGAAGACCATCTCCAGACAAGGCATTAATATGGCCATTAGTGCAATATATATGGATTTGGAG GCCTTTCTGCAGAGGTCTGGCCTCATCGCTGACCTCCATGCTTTCTGCCAGGCGCATAACTGTGATGTCCTGGTCGCCATGACCATCTTTTTCAACACTCACAACGAGCCAGTACGGCAGCTGGCTATTTTCTGTCCCCGTGCGGCACTCCAGATGACA gaAGCAAATGCAATTTCATTCAGTGGAAGCTGGTCTGGCACCATGGAAAGAACCACAGCTATTCTGTTTTCtaacgttttattttttgagagtgtgcaagCAGCTTCTTCCTGGGCTAATTGCCCAGTAaccaacagaggaaaagaaaggggaagaagtgGGCAAGgctctgtcaccacagagcccgacgcaaggcttgaacccacgaacgtgagatcatga
- the PRUNE1 gene encoding exopolyphosphatase PRUNE1 isoform X1, translated as MEDYLQGCRAALQEPRPLHVVLGNEACDLDSMVSALALAFYLTKTTETEEVFVPVLNIKRSELPLRGDNVFFLQKINIPESLLIFRDEIDLHALHQAGQLTLLLVDHHVLPKSDAALEEAVAEVLDHRPIEQKHCPPCHVSVELVGSCATLVTERILQGAPEILDRQTAALLHGTIILDCVNMDLKVGKATPKDNRYVEKLEALFPDLPKREDIFDSLQKAKFDVSGLTTEQLLRKDQKTISRQGINMAISAIYMDLEAFLQRSGLIADLHAFCQAHNCDVLVAMTIFFNTHNEPVRQLAIFCPRAALQMTICEVLERSHSPSLKLTPAPSTHPNLQAYFQGNTQVSRKKLLPLLHEALSAYFDSMKIPSGQPETEGVCREQADKELDRAGNSLVPGLSQDEEEPPLPPTPMNSLVDECPLDQGLPKLSAEAIFEKCSQISLSQSTIASLSKK; from the exons GAGCCCCGGCCGCTACATGTCGTACTGGGCAATGAAGCCTGTGACTTGGACTCCATGGTGTCAGCCCTTGCCCTGGCTTTTTACCTGACGAAG acaacagagacagaggaagtctTTGTGccagttttaaatataaaacgtTCTGAGCTACCTCTACGAGGTGACAACGTCTTCTTCCTTCAGAAGATTAACATTCCAGAGTCCCTCTTGATTTTCCGGGATGAAATTGACCTCCATGCCTTGCACCAGGCTGGCCAACTCACCCTTCTCCTTGTTGACCATCATGTCTTACCCAA AAGTGACGCAGCCCTCGAGGAGGCAGTGGCAGAGGTGCTGGACCATCGGCCCATCGAGCAAAAACACTGCCCCCCCTGCCACGTTTCAGTGGAGCTGGTGGGATCGTGTGCTACCCTGGTGACCGAGAGGATCCTGCAGGGGGCACCAGAGATCCTGGACAGGCAAACTGCAGCCCTTCTCCacg GAACAATCATCCTTGACTGTGTCAACATGGACCTGAAAGTTGGAAAGGCAACCCCAAAGGACAACAGATATGTGGAGAAGCTGGAGGCCCTCTTCCCAGACCTGCCCAAGAGAGAGGACATCTTTGATTCTCTACAAAAGGCAAAATTTGATGTATCAG GACTGACCACTGAGCAGTTGCTGAGAAAGGACCAGAAGACCATCTCCAGACAAGGCATTAATATGGCCATTAGTGCAATATATATGGATTTGGAG GCCTTTCTGCAGAGGTCTGGCCTCATCGCTGACCTCCATGCTTTCTGCCAGGCGCATAACTGTGATGTCCTGGTCGCCATGACCATCTTTTTCAACACTCACAACGAGCCAGTACGGCAGCTGGCTATTTTCTGTCCCCGTGCGGCACTCCAGATGACA ATCTGTGAAGTTCTGGAACGCTCCCACTCTCCATCCCTGAAGCTGACCCCTGCCCCAAGCACCCACCCTAACCTCCAAGCCTATTTTCAGGGCAACACCCAGGTATCTCGGAAGAAACTTCTGCCTCTGCTCCACGAGGCCCTGTCAGCATATTTTGACTCCATGAAGATCCCTTCAGGGCAGCCTGAGACAGAGGGTGTGTGCAGGGAGCAGGCGGACAAGGAATTGGACAGGGCGGGGAACTCCCTGGTTCCTGGACTGAGTCAAGATGAGGAGGAGCCTCCACTGCCCCCCACGCCCATGAACAGCTTGGTGGATGAGTGCCCCCTGGATCAGGGGCTGCCTAAACTCTCAGCAGAGGCCATCTTTGAGAAGTGCAGTCAGATCTCACTGTCACAGTCGACTATTGCCTCACTGTCTAAGAAGTGA
- the C8H1orf56 gene encoding protein MENT, with protein MVPAAGALLWALLLSLGPQAAGARGLISTSTETQRVSFRVGVPMSRNYRTTLRTGAPKKMRVTMEDEDDLVASADRLANPAAAELLASTVATGVSKSIVSSPEEDESLEEGVVINARKNTASGGALKATSNTVRMPSPRFKANTQEPEIRMSSSDQPTSTWTSAEDTVPSGSTLSQWSTAGSTPSRWPHPSPTAMPPPEDLQLVLMPWGPWHCHCRSGTMSRSRAGKLQGLSGRLRVGALSQLRTEHRPCTYQQCPCNRLREECPLDNSLCPDTSCTTQTTTTTPKPPLSSRLRPTPFLFGPSPSPSPSPALAFWRRVRMGLEDIWNSLSAVFTEMQPTERNRR; from the exons ATGGTCCCCGCCGCCGGTGCGCTGCTATGGGCCCTGCTGCTGAGTCTGGGGCCCCAGGCGGCGGGGGCCCGAGGCCTGATTTCGACTTCGACAGAGACACAGCGGGTCAGCTTCCGCGTCGGGGTCCCTATGTCCCGAAACTACCGGACTACCCTCCGGACCGGGGCTCCCAAGAAGATGCGGGTGACAATGGAGGATGAGGATGACCTCGTGGCCAGTGCCGACCGCCTGGCAAACCCGGCTGCCGCTGAGCTCTTGGCCTCCACGGTGGCTACCGGCGTCAGTAAGTCAATTGTGTCGTCGCCAGAGGAGGATGAGTCTTTGGAAGAGGGGGTTGTGATTAACGCCAGGAAGAATACTGCGAGCGGAGGGGCGCTCAAAGCGACTTCCAACACAGTGAGGATGCCCAGCCCCAGGTTTAAAGCTAACACCCAGGAGCCTGAGATCAGGATGTCTTCTTCAGACCAGCCGACCTCCACCTGGACGTCTGCTGAGGACACCGTGCCCTCCGGCAGTACCTTGAGCCAGTGGTCAACAGCAGGGTCCACCCCAAGCCGGTGGCCACACCCCTCGCCAACAGCCATGCCTCCACCGGAGGACCTACAGCTGGTGCTCATGCCCTGGGGCCCATGGCACTGCCACTGCAGGTCAGGCACCATGAGCAGGTCTAGGGCAGGGAAGCTGCAGGGCCTTTCCGGGCGCCTTCGAGTTGGGGCACTGAGCCAACTCCGTACAGAGCACCGGCCTTGTACCTACCAGCAGTGTCCCTGCAACCGGCTTCGGGAGGAGTGCCCCCTGGACAACAGTCTCTGTCCTGACACCAGCTGCACCACtcagaccaccaccaccactcccaAACCCCCCCTCAGCTCTAGACTCAgacccacccccttcctcttcggccccagccccagccccagccccagtccAGCCCTTGCTTTTTGGAGACGAGTCAGGATGGGGCTGGAAGATATTTGGAACAGTCTGTCTGCAGTGTTCACAGAGATGCAACCA acagagagaaaccgcAGGTAA
- the PRUNE1 gene encoding exopolyphosphatase PRUNE1 isoform X3 → MEDYLQGCRAALQEPRPLHVVLGNEACDLDSMVSALALAFYLTKTTETEEVFVPVLNIKRSELPLRGDNVFFLQKINIPESLLIFRDEIDLHALHQAGQLTLLLVDHHVLPKSDAALEEAVAEVLDHRPIEQKHCPPCHVSVELVGSCATLVTERILQGAPEILDRQTAALLHGTIILDCVNMDLKVGKATPKDNRYVEKLEALFPDLPKREDIFDSLQKAKFDVSGLTTEQLLRKDQKTISRQGINMAISAIYMDLEICEVLERSHSPSLKLTPAPSTHPNLQAYFQGNTQVSRKKLLPLLHEALSAYFDSMKIPSGQPETEGVCREQADKELDRAGNSLVPGLSQDEEEPPLPPTPMNSLVDECPLDQGLPKLSAEAIFEKCSQISLSQSTIASLSKK, encoded by the exons GAGCCCCGGCCGCTACATGTCGTACTGGGCAATGAAGCCTGTGACTTGGACTCCATGGTGTCAGCCCTTGCCCTGGCTTTTTACCTGACGAAG acaacagagacagaggaagtctTTGTGccagttttaaatataaaacgtTCTGAGCTACCTCTACGAGGTGACAACGTCTTCTTCCTTCAGAAGATTAACATTCCAGAGTCCCTCTTGATTTTCCGGGATGAAATTGACCTCCATGCCTTGCACCAGGCTGGCCAACTCACCCTTCTCCTTGTTGACCATCATGTCTTACCCAA AAGTGACGCAGCCCTCGAGGAGGCAGTGGCAGAGGTGCTGGACCATCGGCCCATCGAGCAAAAACACTGCCCCCCCTGCCACGTTTCAGTGGAGCTGGTGGGATCGTGTGCTACCCTGGTGACCGAGAGGATCCTGCAGGGGGCACCAGAGATCCTGGACAGGCAAACTGCAGCCCTTCTCCacg GAACAATCATCCTTGACTGTGTCAACATGGACCTGAAAGTTGGAAAGGCAACCCCAAAGGACAACAGATATGTGGAGAAGCTGGAGGCCCTCTTCCCAGACCTGCCCAAGAGAGAGGACATCTTTGATTCTCTACAAAAGGCAAAATTTGATGTATCAG GACTGACCACTGAGCAGTTGCTGAGAAAGGACCAGAAGACCATCTCCAGACAAGGCATTAATATGGCCATTAGTGCAATATATATGGATTTGGAG ATCTGTGAAGTTCTGGAACGCTCCCACTCTCCATCCCTGAAGCTGACCCCTGCCCCAAGCACCCACCCTAACCTCCAAGCCTATTTTCAGGGCAACACCCAGGTATCTCGGAAGAAACTTCTGCCTCTGCTCCACGAGGCCCTGTCAGCATATTTTGACTCCATGAAGATCCCTTCAGGGCAGCCTGAGACAGAGGGTGTGTGCAGGGAGCAGGCGGACAAGGAATTGGACAGGGCGGGGAACTCCCTGGTTCCTGGACTGAGTCAAGATGAGGAGGAGCCTCCACTGCCCCCCACGCCCATGAACAGCTTGGTGGATGAGTGCCCCCTGGATCAGGGGCTGCCTAAACTCTCAGCAGAGGCCATCTTTGAGAAGTGCAGTCAGATCTCACTGTCACAGTCGACTATTGCCTCACTGTCTAAGAAGTGA
- the PRUNE1 gene encoding exopolyphosphatase PRUNE1 isoform X2, with amino-acid sequence MVSALALAFYLTKTTETEEVFVPVLNIKRSELPLRGDNVFFLQKINIPESLLIFRDEIDLHALHQAGQLTLLLVDHHVLPKSDAALEEAVAEVLDHRPIEQKHCPPCHVSVELVGSCATLVTERILQGAPEILDRQTAALLHGTIILDCVNMDLKVGKATPKDNRYVEKLEALFPDLPKREDIFDSLQKAKFDVSGLTTEQLLRKDQKTISRQGINMAISAIYMDLEAFLQRSGLIADLHAFCQAHNCDVLVAMTIFFNTHNEPVRQLAIFCPRAALQMTICEVLERSHSPSLKLTPAPSTHPNLQAYFQGNTQVSRKKLLPLLHEALSAYFDSMKIPSGQPETEGVCREQADKELDRAGNSLVPGLSQDEEEPPLPPTPMNSLVDECPLDQGLPKLSAEAIFEKCSQISLSQSTIASLSKK; translated from the exons ATGGTGTCAGCCCTTGCCCTGGCTTTTTACCTGACGAAG acaacagagacagaggaagtctTTGTGccagttttaaatataaaacgtTCTGAGCTACCTCTACGAGGTGACAACGTCTTCTTCCTTCAGAAGATTAACATTCCAGAGTCCCTCTTGATTTTCCGGGATGAAATTGACCTCCATGCCTTGCACCAGGCTGGCCAACTCACCCTTCTCCTTGTTGACCATCATGTCTTACCCAA AAGTGACGCAGCCCTCGAGGAGGCAGTGGCAGAGGTGCTGGACCATCGGCCCATCGAGCAAAAACACTGCCCCCCCTGCCACGTTTCAGTGGAGCTGGTGGGATCGTGTGCTACCCTGGTGACCGAGAGGATCCTGCAGGGGGCACCAGAGATCCTGGACAGGCAAACTGCAGCCCTTCTCCacg GAACAATCATCCTTGACTGTGTCAACATGGACCTGAAAGTTGGAAAGGCAACCCCAAAGGACAACAGATATGTGGAGAAGCTGGAGGCCCTCTTCCCAGACCTGCCCAAGAGAGAGGACATCTTTGATTCTCTACAAAAGGCAAAATTTGATGTATCAG GACTGACCACTGAGCAGTTGCTGAGAAAGGACCAGAAGACCATCTCCAGACAAGGCATTAATATGGCCATTAGTGCAATATATATGGATTTGGAG GCCTTTCTGCAGAGGTCTGGCCTCATCGCTGACCTCCATGCTTTCTGCCAGGCGCATAACTGTGATGTCCTGGTCGCCATGACCATCTTTTTCAACACTCACAACGAGCCAGTACGGCAGCTGGCTATTTTCTGTCCCCGTGCGGCACTCCAGATGACA ATCTGTGAAGTTCTGGAACGCTCCCACTCTCCATCCCTGAAGCTGACCCCTGCCCCAAGCACCCACCCTAACCTCCAAGCCTATTTTCAGGGCAACACCCAGGTATCTCGGAAGAAACTTCTGCCTCTGCTCCACGAGGCCCTGTCAGCATATTTTGACTCCATGAAGATCCCTTCAGGGCAGCCTGAGACAGAGGGTGTGTGCAGGGAGCAGGCGGACAAGGAATTGGACAGGGCGGGGAACTCCCTGGTTCCTGGACTGAGTCAAGATGAGGAGGAGCCTCCACTGCCCCCCACGCCCATGAACAGCTTGGTGGATGAGTGCCCCCTGGATCAGGGGCTGCCTAAACTCTCAGCAGAGGCCATCTTTGAGAAGTGCAGTCAGATCTCACTGTCACAGTCGACTATTGCCTCACTGTCTAAGAAGTGA
- the PRUNE1 gene encoding exopolyphosphatase PRUNE1 isoform X5 has protein sequence MKLTSMPCTRLANSPFSLLTIMSYPRLTTEQLLRKDQKTISRQGINMAISAIYMDLEAFLQRSGLIADLHAFCQAHNCDVLVAMTIFFNTHNEPVRQLAIFCPRAALQMTICEVLERSHSPSLKLTPAPSTHPNLQAYFQGNTQVSRKKLLPLLHEALSAYFDSMKIPSGQPETEGVCREQADKELDRAGNSLVPGLSQDEEEPPLPPTPMNSLVDECPLDQGLPKLSAEAIFEKCSQISLSQSTIASLSKK, from the exons ATGAAATTGACCTCCATGCCTTGCACCAGGCTGGCCAACTCACCCTTCTCCTTGTTGACCATCATGTCTTACCCAA GACTGACCACTGAGCAGTTGCTGAGAAAGGACCAGAAGACCATCTCCAGACAAGGCATTAATATGGCCATTAGTGCAATATATATGGATTTGGAG GCCTTTCTGCAGAGGTCTGGCCTCATCGCTGACCTCCATGCTTTCTGCCAGGCGCATAACTGTGATGTCCTGGTCGCCATGACCATCTTTTTCAACACTCACAACGAGCCAGTACGGCAGCTGGCTATTTTCTGTCCCCGTGCGGCACTCCAGATGACA ATCTGTGAAGTTCTGGAACGCTCCCACTCTCCATCCCTGAAGCTGACCCCTGCCCCAAGCACCCACCCTAACCTCCAAGCCTATTTTCAGGGCAACACCCAGGTATCTCGGAAGAAACTTCTGCCTCTGCTCCACGAGGCCCTGTCAGCATATTTTGACTCCATGAAGATCCCTTCAGGGCAGCCTGAGACAGAGGGTGTGTGCAGGGAGCAGGCGGACAAGGAATTGGACAGGGCGGGGAACTCCCTGGTTCCTGGACTGAGTCAAGATGAGGAGGAGCCTCCACTGCCCCCCACGCCCATGAACAGCTTGGTGGATGAGTGCCCCCTGGATCAGGGGCTGCCTAAACTCTCAGCAGAGGCCATCTTTGAGAAGTGCAGTCAGATCTCACTGTCACAGTCGACTATTGCCTCACTGTCTAAGAAGTGA
- the BNIPL gene encoding bcl-2/adenovirus E1B 19 kDa-interacting protein 2-like protein: METKVTQFPGGQDSPLSAARVPGTDRDGKMGTTQDAGGKTLDLGLLPEEANPSEDPEDPERASWADTASTLALCGSRPMRKRLSAPELQLNLTTDTGGHGASPTPFVPSSPDGSSDLEVDELETPSDSEQLDSGHEFEWEDELPRAEGLGASEAAERLGRGCMWDVAGEDGHHWRVFRIGQREQRVDMTVIEPYKKVLSHGGYHGDGLNAVIVFASCYLPSSSVPNYTYVMEHLFRYMVGTLELLVAENYLLVHLSGGTSRAQVPALGWMRQCYHALDRRLRKHLRALVVVHAAWYVKALLALLRPFISSKFTRKIRFLNSLGELAQLISLDQVHIPEAVRQLDRDLHGSGGT; encoded by the exons ATGGAGACAAAGGTCACACAATTCCCAGGGGGCCAGGACAGCCCACTCTCAGCTGCAAGAGTTCCAGGGACAGACCGAGACGGGAAGATGGGAACCACACAAGATGCGGGAGGAAAGACGTTAGATCTTGG ACTTCTTCCTGAGGAAGCCAACCCTTCTGAAGATCCTGAGGATCCTGAGAGAGCCTCCTGGGCAG ATACCGCCAGCACTTTAGCCCTGTGTGGCTCACGCCCCATGCGTAAGCGTCTCTCTGCCCCAGAGCTGCAACTGAATCTGACTACGGATACTGGAGGCCATGGAGCTTCTCCCACTCCCTTCGTACCTTCCTCTCCTGATGGCAGTTCCGACCTGGAGGTGGATGAGTTGGAGACACCTTCAGACTCGGAGCAGCTGGACAGTGGACATGAATTTGAATGGGAAG ATGAGCTGCCCCGTGCAGAGGGTCTGGGGGCCAGTGAGGCAGCAGAAAGGCTGGGCCGGGGCTGTATGTGGGATGTGGCTGGAGAAGATGGTCATCACTGGAGGGTGTTCCGAATAGGACAGCGAGAGCAGAGAGTGGACATGACTGTCATTGAGCCCTACAAGAAAGTCCTTTCTCATGGAG GTTACCATGGTGATGGCCTCAATGCTGTCATTGTCTTTGCTTCCTGTTATCTCCCCAGCAGCAGCGTTCCCAACTACACCTATGTCATGGAGCACTTGTTCAG GTATATGGTGGGCACTCTGGAGCTGCTGGTAGCTGAGAACTACCTGCTTGTCCACTTGAGTGGAGGCACAAGCAGGGCCCAGGTCCCAGCTCTCGGCTGGATGCGCCAGTGCTACCACGCTCTGGACCGCCG GCTCCGGAAACACCTGCGCGCCCTGGTGGTTGTCCACGCGGCCTGGTATGTGAAGGCTCTCCTGGCGCTGCTGCGACCCTTCATCAG TTCCAAGTTCACACGAAAGATCCGTTTTCTGAACAGCCTGGGAGAGCTGGCCCAACTCATCTCCTTGGATCAGGTTCACATCCCTGAAGCTGTCAGACA GCTGGACCGGGATCTCCATGGCTCTGGAGGGACCTAG
- the CDC42SE1 gene encoding CDC42 small effector protein 1, which produces MSEFWHKLGCCVVEKPQPKKKRRRIDRTMIGEPMNFVHLTHIGSGEMGAGDGLAMTGAVQEQMRSKGNRDRPWSNSRGL; this is translated from the exons ATGAGTGAATTTTGGCACAAACTAGGTTGCTGTGTGGTAGAGAAACCCCAGCCG aagaagaagaggagacgAATCGACCGGACCATGATCGGGGAACCAATGAATTTTGTTCACCTGACTCACATTGGCTCTGGGGAGATGGGGGCCGGAGATGGACTTGCCATG ACAGGCGCTGTCCAGGAGCAGATGAGGTCCAAGGGAAACCGAGACAGGCCATGGAGCAATTCTAGGGGCTTGTAG